TTATCCTACAAATGAGGAATTTAGAAGTTAACAATAATGTACAAAGTAATAGATGCAAGCATTTAAATTTTTAGTTACTATCCTACTAATTATAACTCCTACTGATCCATATCTAAATATATGACTAGGGGTGAGATTTTTAACCCAAACCCGAACTCGATTACAAGGAACCCAAATCCAAATAACCCGAACCCAAATAATGTCAATAAGCGAACACAAATAACCCGAACCCAAATAATGTCAAGACCCCCAGCTCGAAAGCGCCAAAAATAAACAAGATCCTTAATTTAATCTTAAAAACAGACCTCATAAGCACATAGAAGACCCAATTCATCAATGCAATAAACAATCTTAGAATGATCATCAGACAGCCTCTTTCGAAGAATCCCGTGTTTTTCATCACTTTCTTTGTAATCTCTTTGCAATGGTATTTGCATCTCCAGTAGTTCCACTTCAAACTGTGaggcaaaaacatgggaaaacaATGATACCATATTCAGCTTTCactctttttgtaaaaaaaaaaagatctttCAACTATTGACCTGTATCTTTGAGGATTTCATTTTTAGTTTCAGACCCTCATGGTCCACCTTGCTCTTCTCATAATCCAACCCATGCCTAAATTCAACAATAACACAAAcaatatcaaataaaaataaaaacttatcAATCAGAAACATAATCAAACCCAACCCCACATTAACTTAACCATCTATACTTGcaaacttaacaaaaaaaaaacaacacaaatcacaaaataataattttaatcattAACTAAAGAATCTTGAACACTTAAAAGGGCAACTCACCAGAAAATAcataaaaacatacataaaaaggGCAACTCACCAGAAAATAAAAATCTGAATGCCAGACTTAAGAAGGGAGGCAAATACAGGAGTCATTGATTCTTCCGTATATGCCATGTCATACGCTCAAACTCTGTTATGACCTAAAACATTAGTTAATCAAACTTAGAATAATCGACTTGTTCATGAACTTGGGTTCGTGTGATACCTACTACATTGGGCCTATCCGTTGACATTCACAAGGCGAGAATAGAGATTGGGGCAAATTCCTATACCCAGACTATATCACTCAACAACGCAAGATCTGGCTTCAATTCCATGGCTAACAGCGCTGCCAGACTATCATTATCACATAAAATACCTGCATTAAGAAAGAGATACCCTATAATTAAGCATAACTATAACTGGGATTTGCATATTTATGAACGGTTATTCAACAATATGAACTGTGtgtttttgtaaataaagttaATGAAAAGTTTTATAATACAAACCTCATATTTAGGCCATGAAAGTGATAAGATCTTGTCGCCACCATGCCCATAGAAACGCACCAGGTGTCTGTCTGAACAGGAGGAGCAGGCATGCCCCATTTTGGCATTGCTCTTATATTCAAATTTGTGCCCCTACTTTTATAAGCGTTTTAACtttaaaatgaaaataaatatattcaattttgaaaggtccaaacTAAAATTATATGTGCACATTCACATTATGAAATGGTAAGTTGGTATCAGGGCCGGTTAAGCCCATGTGCAGGCTGGGCCTGTGCACAGGGCCCAAACCAGCATGGGGCCCAAAAAAAAGCAAAAATTCCTTTATATAATAGGCCCAATTACAGAATTACTAGATTAGTTTCAAATGTATACtaaagcccatagttccaaacgGTTGTAGTGATTAAATTTTGAAATAGGCCCAATAACCAATTACAAACAATAAGGCCTGATATGAGGATAATGAGGGGACGAGGAACTGGGAAACAAAAAGACGAAAGAACTGGCTGGGAAACAAAACGACGCAACGCTGAATCGCTGACGCGTTTCGCTTTTTGATTTCATGCGTTTCGTGCTGAGACGTTTTTGATTCGTTCGATTCACATTTTTTTATATCAGAGGTATGTTAATAACTTAATATCTGTCGCTGATGCTGATTCGTTTTTGATTTCATATGTTAACAGTTAATATATATTGCTTGATTCCATGAATGTTAGTTTGCACTTTGCTGTAtgtttctgttagtttgaaattGAAATATTAAATGAATCATGATTCATGAATGCTATATTGCTATTTGTTAATAACTAGTAGAGGTATTCCGTGCTTCGCGACGGAAATTCGATTGGTATCGTTTCACTCCTTTAAGATACCGACACTTGTTATGGTAATCGAAAGAAAAAACCCAAAGCTAGAGTATTTTTGGATCAAAGGAATAAAAAagataaacaaataaataaaaaaacacttTCTTATACCTAATATAAAAACTTTTCTATAAAATTTATCTAGACTTAGATAAAGAAAATACAGTAACTTTAAGATTTGAGATTTAGAATTAGATAAATGTAAAGAATATaaatttaataaatcaaaataatataactaagTCAAGGGTTGTGAGAAGATAACAATGAGTTTGGTAAACCTGTagcacaaaaaaaataaaaaaaataaagtaacACAATCTAAAAGAGATGGCAAGAAGTGTAATTCATCAATTGTTAAAGTTACTATAAATGCATATAAAGTGTTGTTGACAATTCCGGTAACCGTGGCATCGGCAGAAAGAAGTTTCTCaaagttgaagttgttgaagaccTATTTATGTTCTACAATGTCACAAGAAAGGCTAAACGGGTTGGCGACAATATCTATTGAAAGTGAAATATTAGATACTATGGATTACAAGGAGTTGATCGAGAGCTTTGCTTCAAAAAACGCTAGGAGAACCACACTGTTTGCTTAGCAAGTAAGTTCGATACTTTGATcatttttgctacactatttttgttaatttgttttatctatttcataacaattatcgtagtattatgaatttttagtatttatatatatatgattgaATGATTAATGAGTTTATGTTATATGAAGATTTGCGaatagggcccaaattttttatctcgaacagggccaaaattttttttgtgattttcggagacggccctggtTGGTATAACCGATGTAAACAATAACAAATCACATTAGTATTATTATCCTTGACCCAATCCATCAATGTTTTGTGAGCACGGTCAATAGCCATCCGATAGTCTAAAAAAAGATCAAATATATACACACGTTTAGAAACTGGAACTAATAAAAATATTGTGCAAACATGATAAGAAATAACACGCCACCTGAATCGACTATTTAGACCTTACATAAATGCCAACGTTTGAGAGAAACCTGCACATTTAAATTATCATAAAGTGATAATTCACTAATTTACCAATTGTCCTAGACTCCTAACAGTTTATATATAAATTCTAATCATGACTAATGAAATATGGTTTTATAATGGTAGCAATTCCTTTTATTACCTGAGCCAGAGACATAATTTAACCACATATGAATAACACCTCTCCACTCATTACCTAATATCTGCACACAAGCATTCCATTAAGCAGTTGAAAGACCATTGTTGCTAAAATCATTCTTTTCGACATAATTCTCAAAATTAATAAATTGTGTGTTAAAACTTTGGCACTTTCTGCTCAATCTCGAACCCATTTTTGTGAACGTGTGATTAAGGTATTGCAAATTAATGAagcaatttagaaaaaaaaatgtaactTGAACTGGAAATTGAGATGGGATTTGCTTACCGTAATTGAAAAGAACCGAGTTTGTAAATGCCAAAACTGTTGAAGATACGATGGTCGATGACGAATGACTGAAGAAGCATCAGTTGATGCTGGTAACAGTAGATCAATTTGGAAAAGATCGTATACAGGAGAAGAAGGCGATTAGGGCTTATGTGTTGAGGGGGAACTGTGTCATTATTTAGGGGAGTGGTACATAACCTACGCTGGAAAGGCTAAAAAGTTCTTTGTTTTTTTCAAAAGTTTGGCCTGCGCTCAATTAGGCCGCCCACGATAAAAACTTAAAATTTGTTGTTGGTACCACTAAGAACGGTGGCAATTTAGTATTTTTATCACGTAGTTTTATATTTCTCACGAATTTGAGACCGAAAATAAACGGTCACAAAATTTGTGACCATCTAGCTACGATATCGtagtaaatatataaaaaaatatgttgACTTTAGATTTATGTGGGAAATGGGTAGCTAATTTGCTACCGTATTATTTTGGTAGCAATTTTTTTTTGTCAATTGcttagttttctagtagtgtctTTTGAGTATAGAATTCTTCATTAGTCTGTCAACTAAATTGGAattctttctctttttctgaacttgttccatgaacaaagttTATCTTTTTCTGAAAACTTGGcttttgaaattttttattttgacttttcttctttttataacccaaaccagctctttcatttttcttttgaTGATGCGAATTTCGTGGTTTGTTACAAACAGATTTTCCTttcttcaaatttcttgttttacTTGCAAGATTCTCAACTTCAGACATTTCAATTTCCACCAGTTTAAACACTTTCTCGATCTTTTCCACAATCACATTTTTAATCGGAAATTCAATATCTGAAAATAATTTGTCAGATCCAACCATATGATACACCAACATTATTGGAtcatcatttgtttttgaatcaGATTTTGAATTGTTCAGATAATTCTTGTGAAAACTCTCTTCATCTTTAACTTGTGATTTGGAATTTTCATTTTTAGTGGAATCATTTTGGTTTTCACCTTTAAAAACCTTTTCAACAACATCATTTACCAACTCTGATTCACCAACATCAGATTTGGTATAAGTCACATCAATATTATCAGGCAGTTGATCAACTTCATTTGAAACAGATTTTAGTTTGATATTCAGCGCCTTTTCTACGCCCTCATAATCTCGTTGACAATAATTTTCCATCATTGGAGGTGGAACCTGATAATATCCAGCCTTTTTCTCATTTTCAGCAACTTTGTTTTCAGATTTATTCTCTTCTGCTGGGATTTTAAAAATACGTTCAAGAATATATGATGAGGCTATGTAACTCATTAATTTTTTATTCTTCTTATCTGTTTTAGCCAATTCATGCTTGAGTAAAGCAATTTGATCAAGATAGAAATTTACTGTCTCTTGTTTGCTTTTCAAATTACCTTCAAGATATCTTATAGTATTCGTATCTTTTTTG
This is a stretch of genomic DNA from Helianthus annuus cultivar XRQ/B chromosome 16, HanXRQr2.0-SUNRISE, whole genome shotgun sequence. It encodes these proteins:
- the LOC118488459 gene encoding uncharacterized protein LOC118488459; protein product: MAYTEESMTPVFASLLKSGIQIFIFWHGLDYEKSKVDHEGLKLKMKSSKIQFEVELLEMQIPLQRDYKESDEKHGILRKRLSDDHSKIVYCIDELGLLCAYEDKIIGHELLAHSMRKQSHCRKGSTPLNRLKSRTWLSRKSLRKMMKKKKG